In Saccharothrix violaceirubra, the following are encoded in one genomic region:
- a CDS encoding helix-turn-helix domain-containing protein, with translation MTPEGTTGPQVPQAQTTAERFDDEDYPAYTMGRAAEMLGTSAGFLRSLDEAKLIEPQRSAGGHRRYSRSQLRLAARVRELVDQGTGLDAACRIVTLEDQLQEARDANRPQHPPGEPYPPLHGV, from the coding sequence ATGACCCCAGAGGGAACAACCGGACCGCAGGTGCCGCAGGCGCAGACCACGGCCGAGAGGTTCGACGACGAGGACTACCCCGCCTACACCATGGGTCGGGCCGCGGAGATGCTGGGCACGTCGGCAGGGTTCCTGCGCAGCCTGGACGAGGCGAAACTGATCGAGCCACAGCGCTCGGCCGGCGGCCACCGCCGCTACTCCCGCTCCCAATTGCGCTTGGCCGCCCGCGTCCGGGAACTGGTCGACCAGGGCACCGGCCTGGACGCGGCGTGCCGCATCGTCACCCTGGAGGACCAGCTCCAGGAGGCAAGGGACGCCAACCGACCGCAGCACCCTCCGGGCGAGCCCTACCCGCCACTGCACGGCGTGTAG